From the genome of Populus alba chromosome 10, ASM523922v2, whole genome shotgun sequence, one region includes:
- the LOC118060039 gene encoding psbP-like protein 1, chloroplastic isoform X2 produces the protein MASLQNSPSVYHTLSPYSLPQVGGAQKNHGMLSFCRRGLSFLVRAEQSSPNSTSLSQVRFGRRELIAVSVIAPWVSMVNQTPPSFAAESKKGFLLVTDKKDGYSFLYPFGWQEVVIEGQDKVFKDVIEPLESISVNVIPTVKQDIRDFGPPQQVAETLIKKVLAPPSQKTKLIEAKEHGADGKIYYTFEFVAQAPNFTRHALSAIAIGNGKFYTLTTGANERRWEKMKDKLQTVIDSFEIFNV, from the exons ATGGCTTCTTTACAAAACTCACCCTCAGTTTATCATACATTATCTCCATATTCTCTCCCTCAG GTCGGAGGAGCACAAAAGAATCATGGAATGTTGTCTTTCTGTAGAAGAggcctttcttttcttgttaggGCCGAGCAATCATCACCAAATTCAACTTCTCTTTCTCAAG TTAGATTTGGGAGACGTGAATTGATAGCAGTGAGTGTCATTGCTCCTTGGGTATCCATGGTTAACCAAACTCCTCCATCAT TTGCTGCAGAATCTAAAAAGGGATTTCTTTTAGTCACGGACAAGAAGGATGGATACTCATTTCTCTACCCATTTGGGTGGCAG GAAGTTGTCATCGAAGGACAAGACAAGGTCTTTAAAGATGTCATCGAGCCCTTAGAAAGTATCAGTGTGAATGTGATCCCTACCGTCAAACAAGATATTCGAGACTTTGGACCTCCACAACAG GTTGCTGAAACATTGATAAAAAAGGTTTTGGCCCCTCCTTCAcagaaaacaaaactaattgAGGCAAAAGAG CACGGTGCTGATGGGAAAATTTATTACACATTTGAGTTCGTTGCTCAGGCTCCAAATTTTACCCGCCATGCTCTTAGTGCAATCGCTATTGGCAATG GTAAATTCTACACTTTGACAACGGGAGCCAATGAACGACGGTGGGAGAAGATGAAGGATAAATTGCAGACGGTCATTGATTCCTTCGAAATTTTCAATGTTTGA
- the LOC118060040 gene encoding large ribosomal subunit protein uL23 has translation MSPAKADASRKPDPKAQAQKAARAVKSGPTFKKTKKIRTKVTFHRPRTLKKERNPKYPRISATPRNKLDHYQILKYPLTTESAMKKIEDNNTLVFIVDIRADKKKIKDAVKKMYDIQTKKVNTLIRPDGTKKAYVRLTPDYDALDVANKIGII, from the exons ATGTCTCCGGCTAAAG CTGATGCATCCAGAAAGCCTGATCCAAAGGCACAAGCCCAGAAGGCTGCCAGGGCTGTGAAATCAGGGCCaacattcaagaaaacaaagaagatcCGGACAAAGGTTACATTTCACCGTCCCAGGACTTTGAAGAAGGAGAGGAATCCCAAGTATCCACGCATCAGTGCAACACCTAGAAATAAGCTGGACCACTATCAGATTCTGAAATATCCACTTACTACTGAGTCTGCAATGAAAAAGATTGAAGACAACAATACCCTGGTGTTCATTGTTGACATTCGTGCagacaagaagaaaattaaagatgCAGTTAAGAAGATGTACGACATTCAGACCAAGAAAGTGAATACTTTGATCAG GCCTGATGGAACTAAGAAGGCATACGTCAGGTTGACTCCTGATTATGATGCCTTAGATGTGGCAAACAAGATTGGGATCATATAA
- the LOC118059879 gene encoding protein-tyrosine-phosphatase MKP1: protein MVDKEDASNNPLAPCQLPSAGGSRKMFWRSVSWSSSRTASQNPGTEEIDRVIDPNGNPDGNNSGNGQNRRYPVPLTPRSQQNSKARSCLPPLQPLSIARRSVDEWPKASSDDLGEWPQPPTPSGNKSGERLKLDLSSIQRNPDRNVGLVKKDRIALFGKECSKVAEHVYLGGDAVAREREILKQNGITHVLNCVGFVCPEYFKADFVYRTLWLQDSPSEDITSILYDVFDYFEDVREQGGRVFVHCCQGVSRSTSLVIAYRMWREGQSFDDAFQYVKAARGIADPNMGFACQLLQCQKRVHAFPLSPSSLLRMYRIAPHSPYDPLHLVPRMLNDPSLSALDSRGAFIVHIPSSIYVWIGKNCEAIMERDARGAVCQIVRYERALGPIIVVKEGEEPAYFWDAFSYYLPLMDKSANGGDSGESRTKIFPGERKVDAYNVDFEIFQKAIKGGFVPPFATSEKEHETHLPARESSWSVLRRKFAPGDMKEFVSAPKIFLSRVYSDSMMIVHSPSPSSSSPSSSSSSSPLYLSPDSISSDSSSSSKYFSESSQDSPSAASCSLPVSSTLSNLSNLSLTSNSSSQPLSNTPRFHGVSMSRQCSLAASSPSKKYSISLAERRGSLSKSLKLPTVTDKTRVSNTPPSSLGSHEEGARINEKTFSWCDSDSLDIVFESKDNVKEGRHSIQQCMPDISLDRVASSDLQHSEASIVNNFDALGKNCHVEEGSGCSMLNGMEESVALSHNIMQPLVCRWPSLERIAALGTGDLDPKSAFAILVPSRVIGRCETRILYFWVGKSFSDEKGLIQLDSGRLLADSEHIDWSQAGHRVLTQMHLPKDITVKVVKEDEEPAEFLALLSAL from the exons ATGGTGGACAAAGAAGACGCCTCTAATAATCCTCTGGCTCCATGCCAGCTTCCGTCTGCTGGTGGGTCCCGCAAGATGTTCTGGCGTTCTGTGTCCTGGTCCTCTTCCAGGACTGCCTCACAAAACCCTGGAACAGAAGAGATAGATCGTGTTATAGATCCGAACGGGAATCCTGATGGTAATAACAGCGGTAATGGGCAAAACCGGAGGTATCCTGTTCCGTTAACCCCACGGTCCCAACAAAACAGTAAAGCACGGTCTTGCTTGCCACCTTTGCAGCCGTTGTCGATTGCTCGGAGAAGTGTAGACGAGTGGCCAAAAGCTAGTTCTGATGATCTGGGAGAGTGGCCACAACCGCCCACACCTAGTGGGAACAAGAGTGGTGAAAGGTTGAAACTTGATTTGTCCTCGATTCAAAGGAACCCGGATAGGAATGTTGGGTTGGTGAAGAAGGATAGAATTGCTTTATTTGGTAAGGAATGCTCAAAAGTTGCTGAACATGTGTATCTTGGTGGGGATGCTGTTGCTAGAGAGAGGGAAATTTTGAAGCAGAATGGGATTACCCATGTGTTAAATTGTGTGGGTTTTGTTTGTCCAGAGTATTTCAAGGCTGATTTTGTGTATAGGACTCTGTGGTTGCAGGATAGTCCATCAGAGGATATAACAAGTATTCTATATGATGTTTTCGATTATTTTGAAGATGTTAGGGAACAGGGTGGGAGGGTTTTTGTTCATTGTTGCCAAGGGGTTTCACGGTCCACTTCATTGGTGATAGCGTATCGTATGTGGAGAGAGGGTCAGAGTTTTGATGATGCATTTCAATATGTGAAGGCAGCGAGAGGGATTGCAGATCCCAATATGGGCTTTGCTTGCCAGTTATTACAGTGCCAAAAGAGGGTTCATGCTTTCCCTCTTAGCCCTAGTTCTCTTTTGAGGATGTATAGAATCGCTCCACACTCACCCTATGACCCTTTGCATCTTGTCCCAAGGATGCTGAATGATCCTTCACTATCTGCTCTGGATTCCAGAGGTGCCTTTATTGTTCATATACCTTCTTCAATATATGTCTGGATCGGTAAAAATTGTGAGGCTATCATGGAAAGGGATGCGAGAGGGGCGGTTTGCCAGATTGTTAGGTACGAAAGAGCTCTAGGACCAATAATAGTGGTTAAAGAAGGTGAAGAACCAGCTTACTTTTGGGATGCTTTCTCTTATTATTTACCTTTGATGGATAAATCTGCTAATGGAGGAGATAGTGGGGAATCCAGAACTAAGATTTTCCCTGGCGAGAGGAAAGTGGATGCATATAATGTTGATTTTGAGATTTTCCAAAAAGCCATCAAGGGGGGTTTTGTGCCTCCATTTGCGACATCAGAGAAGGAACATGAAACCCATCTTCCTGCTAGAGAAAGCAGTTGGAGTGTGCTAAGGCGGAAGTTTGCCCCTGGTGACATGAAGGAGTTTGTCTCAGCACCGAAGATATTCCTTTCCAGGGTCTATTCAGACTCTATGATGATAGTGCACTCACCGTCACCTTCTTCATCATCgccatcatcatcttcatcctctTCACCTCTGTATCTCTCTCCAGACTCTATCTCTTCTGATTCGAGCTCTAGCTCAAAGTACTTTTCAGAATCCTCGCAAGATTCTCCTTCAGCAGCATCATGTTCTCTTCCAGTATCGTCAACCTTGTCTAATTTATCTAACTTGTCTCTCACATCTAATTCTTCTTCCCAACCATTATCGAACACTCCTAGATTTCATGGTGTCAGCATGTCCCGGCAATGTTCGCTGGCAGCTTCCTCACCGTCCAAAAAATACTCAATTTCACTTGCCGAGCGCAGAGGTAGCTTGTCCAAGTCTTTGAAGCTGCCAACAGTGACTGATAAAACAAGGGTGAGCAATACACCTCCAAGTTCTCTTGGCAGCCATGAAGAGGGTGCCAGGATAAACGAGAAAACCTTCTCTTGGTGTGATTCAGATAGTTTAGACATTGTTTTTGAGTCCAAGGATAATGTTAAAGAAGGTAGACATTCAATTCAACAGTGCATGCCAGACATATCTCTGGATAGAGTAGCTAGTTCTGACTTACAGCACAGTGAAGCCTCCattgtaaataattttgatgcacTGGGTAAAAATTGCCATGTCGAAGAAGGCTCAGGTTGTTCCATGTTGAATGGGATGGAGGAAAGTGTTGCTCTAAGTCATAACATAATGCAACCTTTGGTATGCCGCTGGCCCAGTTTAGAAAGGATTGCAGCATTGGGTACCGGTGATTTGGATCCTAAATCAGCCTTTGCCATTTTAGTGCCATCCAGAGTTATAGGCAGATGTGAGACTAGGATTCTATACTTTTGGGTAGGAAAATCTTTTTCTGATGAGAAAGGCCTGATTCAGTTAGATAGCGGCAGACTATTAGCAGATTCTGAACATATTGACTGGAGTCAAGCTGGTCATCGTGTTCTAACTCAAATGCATCTTCCGAAGGACATCACCGTTAAG GTggtcaaagaagatgaagaaccaGCAGAATTTCTTGCATTGTTGAGTGCATTGTAA
- the LOC118060039 gene encoding psbP-like protein 1, chloroplastic isoform X1, translated as MASLQNSPSVYHTLSPYSLPQVLHFSDSLYISNTCRCECLNFIRKTDVTLWVSCLCVQVGGAQKNHGMLSFCRRGLSFLVRAEQSSPNSTSLSQVRFGRRELIAVSVIAPWVSMVNQTPPSFAAESKKGFLLVTDKKDGYSFLYPFGWQEVVIEGQDKVFKDVIEPLESISVNVIPTVKQDIRDFGPPQQVAETLIKKVLAPPSQKTKLIEAKEHGADGKIYYTFEFVAQAPNFTRHALSAIAIGNGKFYTLTTGANERRWEKMKDKLQTVIDSFEIFNV; from the exons ATGGCTTCTTTACAAAACTCACCCTCAGTTTATCATACATTATCTCCATATTCTCTCCCTCAGGTCCTCCATTTCTCCGACTCTCTCTACATTAGCAATACATGTCGGTGTGAATGTTTGAATTTCATTAGAAAAACAGATGTCACATTATGGGTTTCTTGTTTATGTGTACAGGTCGGAGGAGCACAAAAGAATCATGGAATGTTGTCTTTCTGTAGAAGAggcctttcttttcttgttaggGCCGAGCAATCATCACCAAATTCAACTTCTCTTTCTCAAG TTAGATTTGGGAGACGTGAATTGATAGCAGTGAGTGTCATTGCTCCTTGGGTATCCATGGTTAACCAAACTCCTCCATCAT TTGCTGCAGAATCTAAAAAGGGATTTCTTTTAGTCACGGACAAGAAGGATGGATACTCATTTCTCTACCCATTTGGGTGGCAG GAAGTTGTCATCGAAGGACAAGACAAGGTCTTTAAAGATGTCATCGAGCCCTTAGAAAGTATCAGTGTGAATGTGATCCCTACCGTCAAACAAGATATTCGAGACTTTGGACCTCCACAACAG GTTGCTGAAACATTGATAAAAAAGGTTTTGGCCCCTCCTTCAcagaaaacaaaactaattgAGGCAAAAGAG CACGGTGCTGATGGGAAAATTTATTACACATTTGAGTTCGTTGCTCAGGCTCCAAATTTTACCCGCCATGCTCTTAGTGCAATCGCTATTGGCAATG GTAAATTCTACACTTTGACAACGGGAGCCAATGAACGACGGTGGGAGAAGATGAAGGATAAATTGCAGACGGTCATTGATTCCTTCGAAATTTTCAATGTTTGA
- the LOC118059776 gene encoding uncharacterized protein — MAASKMSLKLLIDSKHNRVVFAEAGKDFVDFLLSLLALPLGTVIRLLTKSTTIGCISSLYGSLEKLDESYLQPNQNKDSILKPTIATQVTNRNFLLPDTRKPENRKLYYCSSHPGYVSDIKNSVCSHCRISQGFGFGARSSSCASSSYIFSSSSSSSSSSSSSACSCSMSQEVKFVGTNVSASTDTPASDQAGGYVKGLVTYMVTDDLSVSPLSMVSVVGLLNKIEIKDFSLLEEKVVEFGIKEGLELLKASLLSKGALTANAENFKDENKWKNLVLIDSKHNKVVFAEAGKDFVDFLLNLLALPLGTVIQLLTKSTMIGCIASLYGSLEKLDESSQGYGTRYLSQEVKFVGTNDSTSTDTPTSDLAGGYMKGLVTYMVTDDLSLSPMSMVSVVGLLNKIEIKDFSVLDVLIIIARDKGEPIGAVSGTELLRIQVVKKPKANLLAMSTSKMSLKLLIDAKRNKVVFAEAGKDFVDFLLSLLALPLGTVILLLTKSTTIGCISSLYGSFEKLDESYLQPNQNKDSILKPTITTQVTNPNFLLPDTKKPENRKLYYCSSHPGYVSDIQNSVCSYCRSGTTRYMNQEVKFVGTNVSASTDTPASDQAGGYVRGLVTYMVTGDLSVSPMSMVSGVGLLNKLDIKDFGVLEEKVVELGINEGLELLKASLLSKDALTAFFYTANCFDLYVFPQI, encoded by the exons ATGGCAGCCTCCAAAATGAGCTTGAAGCTTCTTATTGATTCAAAACACAACAGAGTCGTCTTTGCGGAAGCAGGGAAAGACTTTGTGGATTTCCTCCTTAGCCTGCTTGCTTTGCCTCTGGGTACCGTCATTCGGCTCCTCACAAAATCAACAACGATTGGCTGCATATCAAGTCTTTATGGGAGCCTTGAAAAGCTGGATGAATCGTACCTGCAGCCTAACCAAAACAAGGATTCCATTTTGAAACCAACTATAGCAACCCAGGTCACCAATCGAAATTTCTTGCTTCCTGACACTAGAAAGCCTGAAAACCGGAAGTTATACTATTGCTCAAGCCATCCAGGGTACGTGTCAGATATTAAGAACTCTGTTTGTAGTCATTGCAGAATATCACAAGGCTTTGGCTTTGGTGCTCGTTCTAGTTCTTGTGCTTCTTCTAGTTATATTTTTAGTTCTAGTTCTAGTTCTAGTTCTAGTTCTAGTTCTAGTGCTTGTTCTTGTTCTATGAGTCAAGAAGTCAAGTTTGTTGGTACGAATGTCTCCGCCTCCACAGATACACCAGCTAGTGATCAGGCCGGAGGTTACGTGAAGGGCCTGGTCACTTACATGGTGACAGATGATTTGTCAGTGTCTCCATTGTCAATGGTGTCCGTTGTTGGTCTGCTAAACAAGATCGAAATCAAGGATTTTAGTCTGCTTGAGGAGAAGGTTGTTGAATTTGGGATCAAGGAG GGTCTTGAATTGTTGAAAGCTTCTCTTTTGTCGAAGGGTGCTCTCACTGCT AATGCGGAAAACTTCAAGGATGAAAATAAGTGGAAAAACCTG GTTCTTATTGATTCAAAACACAACAAAGTCGTCTTTGCTGAAGCAGGGAAAGACTTTGTAGATTTCCTCCTTAACCTGCTTGCTCTGCCTTTGGGTACTGTCATTCAGCTCCTCACAAAATCAACCATGATTGGCTGCATAGCAAGTCTTTACGGGAGTCTTGAAAAGCTGGATGAATC ATCACAAGGCTATGGTACTCGTTATCTGAGTCAAGAAGTGAAGTTTGTTGGGACGAATGATTCCACTTCCACAGATACACCAACTAGTGATCTGGCCGGAGGTTACATGAAGGGCCTGGTCACTTACATGGTgacagatgatttgtcattgtCGCCAATGTCAATGGTGTCCGTCGTTGGTCTGCTAAACAAGATCGAAATCAAGGATTTTAGTGTGCTCGA TGTGCTTATAATCATTGCAAGAGACAAAGGGGAACCAATTGGTGCTGTAAGTGGCACCGAATTG CTTCGCATTCAAGTGGTCAAGAAACCTAAAGCCAACTTGTTAGCCATGTCAACCTCCAAAATGAGTTTGAAGCTTCTCATTGATGCAAAGCGCAACAAAGTCGTCTTTGCAGAAGCAGGGAAAGACTTTGTGGATTTCCTCCTTAGCCTGCTTGCTTTGCCTCTGGGTACCGTCATTCTGCTCCTCACAAAATCAACAACGATCGGCTGCATATCAAGTCTTTACGGGAGCTTTGAAAAGCTAGATGAATCGTACCTGCAGCCTAACCAAAACAAGGATTCCATTTTGAAACCAACTATAACAACCCAGGTCACCAATCCAAATTTCTTGCTTCCTGACACTAAAAAGCCTGAAAACCGGAAGTTATACTATTGCTCAAGCCATCCAGGGTACGTGTCAGATATTCAAAACTCTGTTTGCAGTTATTGCAGATCTGGTACTACTCGATATATGAATCAAGAAGTCAAGTTCGTTGGCACGAATGTCTCCGCCTCCACAGATACACCGGCTAGTGATCAGGCCGGAGGTTACGTGAGGGGCCTGGTCACTTACATGGTGACAGGTGATTTGTCCGTCTCTCCAATGTCAATGGTGTCCGGTGTTGGTCTGCTAAACAAGTTAGATATCAAGGATTTTGGTGTGCTTGAGGAGAAAGTTGTTGAACTTGGGATCAATGAG gGTCTTGAATTGTTGAAAGCTTCTCTTTTGTCGAAGGATGCTCTCACTGCTTTTTTTTACACTGCTAATTGTTTTGATCTTTATGTTTTTCCACAAATTTAG
- the LOC118059877 gene encoding uncharacterized protein → MAASKMSLKLLIDAKRNKVVLAEAGKDFVDFLLSLLALPLGTVIRLLTKSTTIGCISNLYGSLEKLDESYLQPNQNKDSILKPTITTQVTNPNFLLPDTKMPENRKLYYCSSHPGYVSDIQNSVCSCCRSRSMNQVVKFVGTNVSASTDTPASDQAGGYVKGLVTYMVTNDLSVSPMSMVSVVGLLNKIEIKDFSLLEEKVVEFGIKELTMSSSKISLKLLIDSKHNKVVFAEAGKDFVDFLLSLLALPVGTVIRLLTKSTMIGCIANLYGSLEKLDESYMQPNQNKDSILKQTITTQVTNPSFLLPDTKKPENRKLYYCSNHPGYVSDSQKSVCSHCRSQGYGTGYMSEEVKFADMNDSSTSTDTPSSEQGGYVKGLVTYMVTGDLSVSPMSMVSGVGLLNKFDIKDFGVLEEKVVELGINEGLELLKASLLSKDALTAVFLPKLN, encoded by the exons ATGGCAGCCTCTAAAATGAGCTTGAAGCTTCTCATTGATGCAAAGCGCAACAAAGTCGTCTTAGCGGAAGCAGGGAAAGACTTTGTGGATTTCCTCCTTAGCCTGCTTGCTTTGCCTCTGGGTACCGTCATTCGGCTCCTCACAAAATCAACAACGATTGGCTGCATATCAAATCTTTACGGGAGCCTTGAAAAGCTGGATGAATCGTACCTGCAGCCTAACCAAAACAAGGATTCCATTTTGAAACCAACTATAACAACCCAGGTCACCAATCCAAATTTCTTGCTTCCTGACACTAAAATGCCTGAAAACCGGAAGTTATACTATTGCTCAAGCCATCCAGGGTACGTGTCAGATATTCAAAACTCTGTTTGCAGTTGTTGCAGATCAAGAAGTATGAATCAAGTAGTCAAGTTCGTTGGCACGAATGTCTCCGCCTCCACAGATACACCAGCTAGTGATCAGGCCGGAGGTTACGTGAAGGGCCTGGTCACCTACATGGTGACAAATGATTTGTCAGTGTCTCCAATGTCAATGGTGTCCGTTGTTGGTCTGCTAAACAAGATCGAAATCAAGGATTTTAGTCTGCTTGAGGAGAAGGTTGTTGAATTTGGGATCAAGGAG CTAACAATGTCATCCTCCAAAATTAGCTTGAAGCTTCTTATTGATTCAAAACACAACAAAGTCGTCTTTGCTGAAGCAGGGAAAGACTTTGTCGATTTCCTCCTCAGCCTGCTCGCTCTGCCTGTGGGTACCGTCATTCGGCTCCTCACAAAATCAACCATGATTGGCTGCATAGCAAATCTTTACGGGAGCCTTGAAAAGCTGGATGAATCGTACATGCAGCCTAACCAAAACAAGGATTCCATTTTGAAACAAACTATAACAACCCAGGTCACCAATCCAAGTTTCTTGCTTCCTGACACTAAAAAGCCTGAAAACCGGAAGTTATACTATTGCTCAAACCATCCAGGGTACGTGTCGGATAGTCAAAAGTCTGTTTGTAGTCATTGCAGGTCACAAGGCTATGGTACTGGTTATATGAGTGAAGAAGTGAAGTTTGCTGACATGAATGATTCATCCACTTCCACAGACACGCCAAGTAGTGAGCAGGGAGGTTACGTGAAGGGCCTGGTCACTTACATGGTGACAGGTGATTTGTCCGTCTCTCCAATGTCAATGGTGTCTGGTGTTGGTCTGCTAAACAAGTTCGATATCAAGGATTTTGGTGTGCTTGAGGAGAAAGTTGTTGAACTTGGGATCAATGAG gGTCTTGAATTGTTGAAAGCTTCTCTTTTGTCGAAGGATGCTCTCACTGCTGTTTTCCTTCCAAAGCTGAATTAA